In Cicer arietinum cultivar CDC Frontier isolate Library 1 chromosome 7, Cicar.CDCFrontier_v2.0, whole genome shotgun sequence, the genomic window AGGAACATGATGGAGCTGAGAGACCTGGTGAGCTCACACGGTATCCTGGAGGACCTTATGATTTGTCTGTCCTTACACGACACCGTTATCATGTTTCAACTAGACTATGGTTTGATgaggtatattaaattaattattacttataatgcattaaaaatatttaaattaattaatatttgttgtctaaatttaattttaatgtcatatattttatttgtatacaggagcgaccattgctgaaaattgttgcgcatgggtagaaaatgcaacaatttactcCGCCGGTACTTCCGTGACCCATTACAACGAGGAAGTTTGAAGATGATCGACAACAACCTGATATCTGCGTTTATTGAAAGATGGCATTCCGAGACATCGTCATTTCACATGCCATTTGGTGAAACgacgattactttggatgatgttgtcaATCTTCTTGGATTGCCTATTAGGGGTGAGTTCTACAGTCCACCCGATGTAGATAGAGTAACGGCGTGTAATTTTACCATCACTCTACTAGAAGTGACCATGGAAGAGATCTGGGCGGAGACCAAAAAGACTAGAGGTGCGCACTATAGACTGGATTGGTTGAAAGAGGTCTTCAAAAGGCAGCGTGCAGCAGAGAGGTTTGACTGTGCTGATAGGGCATATCTGTTGAATTTAGTCGGAAGTACTATTTTCGCTAATAAGAGTCATACTCTAGTTGATGCGAAGTACCTTCCTTtatttggtccaaaacttgatgaaatttcattttttaaagccgtactacaccatttatgatcatagatttcaggtacaattgttgcacatgagatcttgaggtatggtgtgacttaaataaatgcaaaaaaaataaaatttcatcaagttttggactaaaattctgtttgggggaccaaaattggggagaaacaaaatgggagaactactttcacgattcagctaaaatagggggaccaaaactgcaattaagcatttcttttaatattttaatttttcagtgggtgCACGAGGAAGAGACGACAAAATCATACGAATTACACGGGACACTGAGACTTCTACATCGACTCCGATGAATCCCCTAGAGAGGATTCGACCGACAacttcaaggagaagaagacgtATGATTATTGAAGACGACGATGAGGGACATCATGATCAGGGGGATCCTTCTATAGTGCATGAGGAAGATGTGGTACATGAGCAGGTGGATGTACATGAGCATATGGTGCACGAGCAGGAGGAGGCTGCACCTGCTCATGAGGGAGAGCATATGGAGGAGGAACATGATGGAGCTGAGGGACCTGGTGAGCTCACACGGTATCCTGGAGGACCTTATGATTTATGTGTCCTTACACGATACCGTTATCATGTTTCAGCTAGACTATGATTTGGTgaggtatattaaattaattattatttgttgtctaaatttaattttaatgtcatatattttatttgtatataggagcgaccattgctgaaaattgttgcgCGACCCATAGAGAATTAGGTGAATTTGTCAGGCCTGAACCCATTACAACGGAgtagtttgaagatgatcgaCAACAACCTGATATTTGCgtttgttgaaagatggcactccgagacatcgtcatttcacatgccatttggtgaaatgacgattactttggatgaGGTTGCCAATCTTCTTGGATTGCCTATTAGGGGTGAGTTCTACAGTCTACTCGATGTAGATAGAGTAACGACATGTAATCTTGCCATCACTCTACTAGGAGTGACCGTGGAAGAGATATGGGCGGAGACCAAAAAGACTAGAGGTGCGCACTATAGACTGGATTGGTTGAAAGAGGTCTTCAGAAGGCAGTGTGCAACAAAGAGGTTTGACTGTGCTGCTAGGGCATATCTGTTGAATTTAGTCGGGAGTACTATTTTCGCTGATAAGAGTCATACTCTAGTTGATGCGAAGTACCTTCCtttatttagatatttagaCGGTACAGATAAATATTCATGGGGTACTGCTGCACTAGTGGTGCTTTATGACTACCTCTCAAATGCCTGCTATTATGACACCAAACAGCTAGGTGGATATATGACGTTGCTTCAGGtatcaattatatattagtattaattatttatttaatttatttatattatatttaatttattaatttaacgtatttatgttatatttaattattagtattaattatttaatatttttatttgtaacagtGTTGGATTTACGAATATTTTCCGAATATGTAATAGAGGTGATCAGGGTGCTGACGTAGAATGTTTTGCCCGAATGAATAGATGGTGCTATAAACAAGGCAAACATAAGGTCGATGAATACATAAGTATTATTGATGCATTGACACCTGCATATGTTATATGGAGACCATGGGAGAATCATAGGGGTGCTATTCCTTTTGATGATGTCATGCTTTATACTGGCCACCTCCGATTATGCAGCACTATAGTGAAATATCTACCAGAAAGGTGTTTGAGACAATTTGGATATATCCAATATATTCCTTCACCACCACTTCCAGATCCTGCTAGATTATTTGATGTAGATGTGGAATGGTTGAGATATGTGACGCCAGTGACAGAGCTATTTCACAAGCTTCGTCCAGCTACATATCCATCTGAGTGTGAAGATGGATATTTGGAGTGGTTCTATCAGGTGTTTCATCCACTGTTGGTGCGACCAGATGGTGTACCTCAGGTCCCACATTATAGTGTACCGGCCACCAGTGCAGATGCTTCTAGTTCACAGCCGCCACCTATCCTACAGCAGATCAGTGATCTTATACAACAGGGGTTGAGTGAACATCAAGCTAGTCTAGATGATGAGTTGTATATTCACTTTTATAAAGTTTTGTATTTATCACATAGCCACACTAGTTAGTAGTAACACTTTTGATGAACTATTGTTATGTCGGttattttatgaacactttTGACGAACTATTTTTATGTCGGttattttatgaacacttttgatgaattattgttatgtcggttattttatgaacactttATGAAATAATAGTATGTTagttactttattaattattgttatgtcggttattttatgaacactttATGAAATAATAGTATGTTagttactttattaattattgttatgtcggttactttatgaaataaatacaagataaaatcaattactaaaatgaatgacaaaaaactaaaattaattaataacaagtGAAATGTCGGTTACATTAAAGTGattttgtatcaattttaaaacattaaggtTCATCTAAAGACATTGCATCTACGAGTTCCGTAGGTGGATTTTGGATAACACGTGGTAACCGGCCTAATAAATACCACCAGTGTTGTAGACGCCCTGTGTATGCTATTGTCCAAGAAGTTGCTTCATTGGTGCGATATTGCTTCCAACCTGGTGCAATGTCTGGCATTGGAAATCCATCTTTCATCTTTTGaactgcaaaaattaaataaattaacaaaatataagacaaaaattaccagaataaaattttaaaaagtataagaaaataattaccgGAACCCAGTGATTTCcattaacaaaaccaatacaacaaatgcgatcattttttgtcgatccGGAATGTGAACCCCTCATAGGAAAGAAAGTCATTGAAAATGTCAGACCGAACGtgacaagaataatattatatgttgtcgctatcacgtaacccatatcaggtATGGACAACCATTTATCCATGGGTTGAACACCTAAGTCGGATATCATCAACGAATCTCTTACTTCTTTAATGCATCCTGCGAGCAATCTATCATATGGAGTTACATGAGAAACAATCTCTTGCGGACCAAAGACCAACACTCTTCACCGAAACCAAGCAATAATGCAATATCGCGAAAACCACAATTTCCATCTGCTGCCACgtcaaatatgtcatcaatgtatgGCTGAATAATATCAGGAAATTGTCTCCATAACAAATGTTTTGAAGATTGAGATGACTGAGATggttgtttctttgattgagagACTTGTCTCTTCTTTGACTGAGATGGTTGAGAACCAAAATCTTCACAATGTGTTGCATTAACATGTTCAAAGTAAGAAGGGTctcgatatacatcatatccatCTGGCTTCATACCCTTACTCTTCTTCACTATTCctttggttttgattttttcagGTGGTGGACATAGTGAACTTGTACTTGGAAAAGCAAGTTCACGCACTTTACTCTTCAACACTCGTTTCCCAATAACATCAAGTGATCGAAAGCGTTTCCATAAGGCATTCATCTCAGTAGACATATCCAACTCTGATCCATCTTCTGTGTCTTGAGTGAGTTCACAttccatgcttaattttctccattgaatatgcacagaatctagaggaattggttcacccattaatttatattgtcccAATTCACAAGCACAAGGTAATCCGTATGTCCTTCTCAGAGAACACCCACATATAGATTTGTCAGTACCCACCCACTCAACTTTGTCGTATTCTTCAGCAATACGTCTTTGAGCTTCTGTTGATACAAATGTATTCAATCTCTGATAAAATGGATTTCTGTGCTcatgctcttcatcataaaaacttttttgaaacgaggctctgattcttttatgttgtaaccttatcatgttgttcatagcctcccaacatttacacaaatcacccatgctattttctaacattaacttcagtttccaGTGAGCTGACTCAAccctgtaaattttttttacagatacattagaaaatataataaaattataatataatacaattcagcaatatataataaaattcaacaatatataataaaattatattaaatacctgttagtcgttgtgttccccaaatgcatcactttatttgtccatgcttcaacaaatctttccttatgtggagtcaaccaagtttctttgacataatcaacaaacactttAGTATCAACACATGATTGTTCAAACATATGCAAGCGCATCATATACTCTTTTTCATTACTACA contains:
- the LOC140918818 gene encoding uncharacterized protein; translation: MKQKKESQKVKSKALKRKSAPNVNAMKSTRPISDPKIFDSRDIVVKWAKEIGIKNKVIVIIRRSDIETEAQRRIDEEYDKVEWVGTDKSICGCSLIRTYELPCACELVALMNAVGIVFPHAVNLLCRFHIEKNVGAKCKQYVLKDRQESILNMWKDIMYCSNEKEYMMRLHMFEQSCVDTKVFVDYVKETWLTPHKERFVEAWTNKVMHLGNTTTNRVESAHWKLKLMLENSMGDLCKCWEAMNNMIRLQHKRIRASFQKSFYDEEHEHRNPFYQRLNTFVSTEAQRRIAEEYDKVEWVGTDKSICGCSLRRTYGLPCACELGQYKLMGEPIPLDSVHIQWRKLSMECELTQDTEDGSELDMSTEMNALWKRFRSLDVIGKRVLKSKVRELAFPSTSSLCPPPEKIKTKGIVKKSKGMKPDGYDVYRDPSYFEHVNATHCEDFGSQPSQSKKRQVSQSKKQPSQSSQSSKHLLWRQFPDIIQPYIDDIFDVAADGNCGFRDIALLLGFGEEFQKMKDGFPMPDIAPGWKQYRTNEATSWTIAYTGRLQHWWYLLGRLPRVIQNPPTELVDAMSLDEP